One genomic window of Paeniglutamicibacter sp. Y32M11 includes the following:
- a CDS encoding GatB/YqeY domain-containing protein: METLKDRLRADMTSHLKAGNKVELTTVRNLLGEINTREKGGKTPLVLDDAAVISLLQKEAARRRETALTYTEAGAEDRAAAESQEAAIIEAYLPAALSQDEAAAIVAGVVASLRADGAELGMRQMGTVMKQVTEQVAGRFDGKALSGMVRAELA, from the coding sequence ATGGAAACCCTCAAGGACCGCCTCCGTGCGGATATGACCTCACACCTTAAGGCCGGGAACAAGGTGGAACTCACTACGGTGCGGAACCTGCTCGGTGAAATCAACACCCGCGAAAAAGGTGGCAAGACTCCGCTGGTACTTGATGACGCTGCAGTAATTTCATTGCTCCAGAAGGAAGCCGCGCGCCGGCGTGAAACAGCTCTTACGTACACAGAGGCCGGTGCGGAAGATCGCGCCGCCGCAGAATCCCAAGAAGCTGCCATCATCGAGGCGTACCTCCCGGCTGCTCTGAGCCAGGACGAGGCTGCTGCCATCGTGGCTGGGGTTGTCGCATCTTTGCGCGCCGATGGTGCCGAGCTAGGGATGCGCCAGATGGGCACCGTCATGAAGCAGGTCACCGAACAAGTAGCCGGACGCTTTGACGGCAAAGCACTGAGCGGAATGGTTCGCGCAGAATTAGCCTAA
- a CDS encoding GTP pyrophosphokinase family protein, whose product MGTPWETLDESLREQVSNSVDLYATARPMLEHVAEAMRTRIESLFDETDTTPLFIVTRVKTVESFRDKAARMLVPTAGETPSLEFPNPLREVHDLVGVRVIVKLPHEIREAANLIKRRRSDFDCRSDREKDIGSVESGTYGYSSRHLILKTRGEEVVRDFQAKLGGEVRITGNFVFEVQIRTILSHAWSEIEHDIRFKNAEPRAWSPHIDRQFTATAAMLEAVEDQFSELHERFQTVTGFWDADGEGAVPLSAQRIQLIWQTLLPHVDRKSDDDWGWAAELLAAHGLSGTREFAQLLQPSVITSVRAALDHRYSPGPDRLLDDVLLWHFGTSHIKATSGGDEHRADSLRRRLAQMDVYRLKISGAIDANVAPSAPLTGQLPATSAGANAKKEPKLEAKTGAGAGTAAKNEPAVKSEAQQPKGASGKP is encoded by the coding sequence GTGGGCACCCCTTGGGAGACCCTTGATGAATCATTGCGCGAACAGGTCAGCAACAGCGTGGACCTTTACGCGACTGCCCGTCCCATGCTTGAACACGTTGCCGAGGCCATGCGCACGCGGATCGAATCGCTCTTTGATGAGACGGATACGACCCCGTTGTTCATCGTTACCAGGGTGAAGACGGTGGAGTCCTTCCGCGACAAAGCCGCACGAATGCTGGTGCCGACCGCCGGGGAAACTCCCTCCCTAGAATTTCCCAACCCACTACGCGAGGTTCACGACCTCGTCGGAGTGCGCGTGATCGTAAAGCTCCCGCATGAAATTCGTGAGGCAGCAAACCTCATCAAACGTCGACGTTCGGACTTCGACTGCCGCTCTGACCGCGAAAAAGACATTGGTTCCGTTGAATCGGGCACCTATGGTTATTCCTCGCGCCACCTGATCCTGAAGACTCGTGGCGAGGAAGTGGTGCGCGACTTCCAGGCCAAACTCGGTGGCGAGGTGCGCATTACCGGCAACTTCGTTTTCGAAGTGCAGATCCGGACGATTTTGTCGCACGCGTGGAGCGAAATTGAGCACGACATTCGTTTCAAGAACGCCGAACCGCGGGCCTGGAGCCCGCACATCGATCGGCAATTCACGGCCACCGCCGCCATGCTCGAGGCCGTGGAGGATCAGTTCTCCGAGCTCCACGAGCGCTTCCAGACCGTGACCGGTTTCTGGGACGCCGATGGCGAAGGTGCCGTGCCGCTTAGTGCCCAACGCATTCAGCTGATCTGGCAGACCCTTTTGCCACATGTGGACCGTAAATCGGACGACGACTGGGGATGGGCAGCGGAACTCTTGGCCGCTCACGGACTCTCCGGCACGCGTGAATTTGCCCAACTTCTCCAACCCAGTGTCATTACTTCGGTGCGTGCCGCGTTGGACCACCGCTATTCTCCGGGTCCGGACCGATTGCTGGATGATGTTTTGCTTTGGCACTTTGGTACCTCGCACATCAAGGCCACCAGCGGAGGGGATGAGCATCGTGCCGATTCACTGCGCCGCCGTCTGGCGCAGATGGATGTTTATCGACTCAAGATATCCGGTGCCATCGATGCCAACGTCGCGCCAAGTGCCCCGCTCACCGGCCAGCTTCCGGCCACCAGCGCCGGTGCCAATGCCAAGAAGGAACCCAAGCTGGAGGCCAAAACTGGAGCTGGGGCTGGAACCGCAGCCAAGAATGAGCCCGCGGTCAAGTCCGAAGCTCAACAGCCCAAGGGTGCCTCCGGCAAGCCCTGA
- a CDS encoding beta-ketoacyl-ACP reductase yields the protein MSENTTGRSVLVTGGNRGIGLAIARAFVANGDKVAITYRSGDVPDGLLGVKADVTDTGSIDAAFTEVEAAHGPVEVLVANAGVTRDMLLLRMNEDDFTSVIDTNLTGAFRVIKRASKGMIKKRKGRVVLISSVVGLYGSPGQINYAASKAGLVGIARSLTRELGSRGITANVVAPGFINTDMTAALPEATQKDYLSSIPANRFAEPEEVANVVRWIASDEAAYISGAVIPVDGGLGMGH from the coding sequence TTGTCCGAAAATACCACCGGCCGTAGTGTGCTGGTTACCGGAGGCAACCGCGGCATCGGCCTGGCCATAGCCCGCGCGTTCGTGGCGAACGGCGACAAAGTCGCCATAACGTACCGCAGCGGTGATGTCCCCGACGGCTTACTGGGCGTGAAAGCCGACGTGACTGATACTGGATCCATCGATGCTGCCTTTACCGAGGTTGAGGCGGCTCATGGCCCCGTTGAAGTACTGGTGGCCAATGCTGGAGTTACCCGCGACATGCTGCTGTTACGGATGAATGAGGATGATTTCACTTCGGTAATCGATACCAACCTCACCGGAGCCTTCCGCGTGATTAAGCGGGCCTCAAAGGGAATGATCAAGAAGCGCAAGGGTCGCGTGGTGCTGATTTCTTCCGTTGTCGGCCTCTATGGGTCACCCGGTCAGATCAATTACGCCGCCTCAAAGGCCGGTCTGGTGGGTATTGCCCGTTCGTTGACCCGCGAGCTCGGTTCTCGCGGCATTACCGCCAACGTTGTGGCACCTGGTTTCATCAATACCGATATGACCGCAGCCTTGCCCGAAGCCACGCAGAAGGACTATCTCTCGTCCATCCCGGCGAACCGCTTTGCTGAGCCCGAGGAAGTGGCCAACGTTGTCCGCTGGATCGCCAGCGACGAGGCTGCCTATATCTCCGGTGCCGTTATTCCCGTTGATGGTGGATTAGGCATGGGGCACTAA
- a CDS encoding acetone carboxylase — MNLLDSLGDSNAVPGPSGPPKCSRKGCRANASVALAWNNPKIHTPERRKTWLACSEHADWLENYLSERLLFKERMPLPDAATDSSSLGE, encoded by the coding sequence GTGAATCTCTTGGACTCATTAGGCGACAGCAACGCCGTCCCTGGTCCCTCCGGGCCACCAAAATGCTCGCGCAAGGGCTGTCGTGCCAATGCCAGCGTCGCACTCGCCTGGAACAACCCCAAGATTCACACGCCCGAACGGCGCAAGACCTGGCTGGCATGCTCAGAACATGCCGACTGGCTAGAAAACTACCTTTCCGAGCGATTGCTCTTCAAGGAGCGCATGCCGCTTCCTGACGCGGCGACCGACTCGAGTTCCCTAGGAGAATAA
- a CDS encoding FHA domain-containing protein produces MRFDIDLAFAVKLPGDDDTVREDISGTVEAHGKLITIKADSLSVFPSARSVDRNALNSFAVKLKNAGITVVIDGPHGTIMSLGNVKPNLAALIGTSSTAVRIGKREAFKSLMGRGRSRSAIEPMTIPATLFPLLPTFLKNYHRRPTTTHYARGGGRPRIIFVKDSESWDGKAPKVLNVVDEALEIGSSADVGLVLAGLEPVHARIVHNELDDYVLVAVGPVGGSVGLKPGSKHTLRSGARIELGDWRLVFFREEYADHGRPFGGRNGGELSFQKAQFNPRTGLIERDSSE; encoded by the coding sequence ATGCGTTTCGACATCGATCTAGCGTTCGCCGTGAAATTGCCAGGCGATGATGACACCGTTCGTGAAGACATTAGCGGAACGGTTGAAGCCCACGGCAAGTTGATCACCATCAAAGCCGACTCACTGTCGGTATTTCCGTCGGCAAGGTCTGTCGATCGTAACGCCTTGAACAGCTTTGCTGTCAAGCTCAAAAATGCCGGCATAACAGTCGTCATTGACGGGCCACACGGAACGATAATGAGCCTCGGCAATGTCAAGCCAAATCTAGCTGCCCTCATAGGAACCAGTTCCACTGCAGTAAGAATTGGCAAACGCGAGGCCTTCAAGTCACTGATGGGACGTGGGCGCAGCCGCAGCGCTATTGAACCCATGACAATACCTGCTACTTTGTTTCCGCTTCTGCCTACCTTTCTCAAAAATTATCATCGCCGACCCACCACGACCCACTATGCCCGCGGTGGGGGCAGGCCACGGATCATTTTCGTTAAAGATAGTGAATCGTGGGATGGCAAAGCGCCTAAAGTTCTCAACGTCGTCGATGAGGCGTTGGAGATTGGTAGCTCAGCCGATGTAGGACTTGTGCTCGCAGGCTTGGAACCGGTACACGCGAGAATCGTTCACAATGAACTGGATGATTATGTTCTAGTTGCCGTAGGTCCAGTGGGTGGAAGTGTTGGCTTGAAACCGGGAAGCAAACATACTCTGCGTAGCGGTGCCAGAATAGAACTAGGTGACTGGAGACTCGTGTTCTTCCGTGAAGAGTATGCCGATCACGGGCGGCCTTTCGGAGGACGCAATGGCGGCGAGTTATCTTTCCAGAAAGCTCAATTCAATCCGCGCACCGGACTCATCGAACGTGATTCAAGCGAGTAG
- a CDS encoding ABC-F family ATP-binding cassette domain-containing protein, whose product MISVADLELRAGARLLMEGVSFRIDKGDKIGLVGRNGAGKTTMTRVLAGESLPAGGSVTTTGSIGYLPQDPRTPNMEQLARDRILSARGLDEIVTKLKQCQDDMASEDPAVAAKAMRQYDRIEAEFIAGGGYAAESEAAAISNNLALPERLLNQPLSTLSGGQRRRVELARILYADAQTLLLDEPTNHLDHDSIVWLRSFLANHQGGLLVISHDTSLLEATVNKVIHLDANRATMDVYNLGWKRYLAQRETDERARKRERANTEKKATTLLAQANKMKARASGASAAQSMLKRVDRLMGGLDDVRVADRVAALRFPDPAPCGKTPLMAQGLSKSYGSLEIFTDVSLAIDRGSKVVILGLNGAGKTTLLRMLAGAGDPDTGELIPGHGLKIGYFAQEHDTLDVDRTVLENMRSAAPSHMGDAEVRGILGSFMFSGDDVSKPAGVLSGGEKTRLALATIVASSANVLLLDEPTNNLDPASRAEILSALSNFSGAVVMVSHDEGAVSALNPDRVVLLPDGDEDLWNDAYLELVSLA is encoded by the coding sequence GTGATTTCCGTTGCCGATTTGGAGCTGCGCGCTGGCGCACGCCTTCTCATGGAGGGCGTCTCGTTCCGCATCGACAAGGGAGATAAGATCGGCCTCGTCGGGCGAAACGGTGCCGGCAAGACGACGATGACGCGTGTACTGGCTGGCGAATCGTTGCCTGCCGGTGGCTCCGTCACCACCACCGGATCCATCGGCTACTTGCCGCAGGATCCGCGTACTCCCAACATGGAGCAGCTGGCACGCGACCGAATCCTTTCGGCTCGTGGCCTTGATGAGATCGTCACCAAGCTCAAGCAGTGCCAGGACGACATGGCGTCGGAGGATCCCGCTGTAGCCGCCAAGGCCATGCGCCAGTACGACCGCATCGAAGCGGAATTCATCGCCGGTGGCGGTTACGCCGCCGAGTCCGAGGCCGCTGCCATCTCCAACAACCTGGCTTTGCCGGAGCGCCTGCTCAACCAGCCGCTCTCTACCCTTTCCGGTGGTCAGCGTCGTCGTGTTGAACTGGCACGAATCCTGTACGCGGATGCTCAGACGTTGTTGCTTGATGAGCCGACTAACCACCTCGACCACGACTCCATCGTCTGGCTGCGCAGCTTCCTGGCTAACCACCAGGGTGGCTTGCTGGTGATTTCGCACGATACCTCGCTGCTGGAAGCCACGGTTAACAAGGTCATCCACCTCGACGCCAACCGCGCCACCATGGACGTCTACAACCTGGGTTGGAAGCGTTACCTGGCTCAGCGCGAAACCGATGAGCGTGCGCGTAAGCGTGAGCGTGCCAATACCGAGAAGAAAGCCACCACCTTGCTGGCCCAGGCTAACAAGATGAAGGCTCGTGCCTCGGGTGCCTCGGCAGCCCAGTCGATGCTCAAGCGCGTGGACCGTCTGATGGGCGGTTTGGACGATGTCCGTGTCGCCGATCGTGTGGCGGCTCTGCGTTTCCCGGATCCGGCTCCGTGTGGCAAAACCCCACTGATGGCCCAGGGACTGAGCAAGTCTTACGGTTCGTTGGAGATCTTCACCGATGTTTCCCTGGCTATTGACCGCGGTTCCAAGGTCGTGATTTTGGGCCTGAACGGTGCGGGTAAGACCACGTTGCTGCGGATGCTTGCCGGCGCGGGCGATCCTGACACCGGTGAACTGATCCCGGGCCACGGCCTGAAGATTGGTTACTTCGCTCAGGAGCACGACACCCTGGACGTGGACCGTACGGTGTTGGAGAACATGCGTTCTGCCGCACCAAGCCACATGGGTGATGCAGAGGTCCGCGGCATCTTGGGCTCGTTCATGTTCTCCGGTGACGATGTCTCTAAGCCGGCCGGAGTACTCTCCGGTGGCGAAAAGACCCGTCTGGCCCTGGCCACCATCGTTGCCTCCAGCGCCAACGTGCTGTTGCTCGATGAGCCCACTAACAACTTGGACCCGGCATCCCGTGCCGAGATCCTCTCCGCGCTGTCGAACTTCAGCGGCGCCGTTGTCATGGTCTCACACGATGAGGGAGCAGTTTCTGCCCTGAACCCGGACCGCGTGGTGCTGTTGCCCGACGGCGACGAGGACCTCTGGAACGATGCCTACCTGGAACTCGTGTCCCTGGCCTAG
- a CDS encoding uracil-DNA glycosylase, translated as MTAIAPDHVEELVSESLMDRRYETQIEPVNRLLDETRALRPATSVSYVDPVHNVEEVRIISLYSNIGVANENGFIDAGSDEAATRMLGMQWQLGLRPEFILPWNVHPWHTPGEVNGKFTPPQITSGLKPLLRMLKVVPRASVLIAHGTEAHRLSEQLVKTQNPLLWRRGFKTYKVKSLDGRAFAGSPERQQAHLEEIYAAYADAMARTGLAAAK; from the coding sequence ATGACAGCAATTGCCCCGGACCACGTAGAAGAGCTTGTATCGGAATCCCTTATGGATCGCCGCTACGAGACTCAGATCGAACCAGTTAACCGTCTCCTAGATGAGACCCGCGCGCTTCGTCCCGCGACCTCGGTGTCCTACGTCGATCCGGTGCACAACGTCGAAGAAGTACGCATCATCTCGTTGTACTCCAACATTGGTGTTGCCAACGAAAACGGTTTCATCGATGCCGGCTCCGACGAGGCAGCTACCCGCATGCTGGGCATGCAGTGGCAGCTGGGTCTTCGCCCAGAATTCATCCTGCCGTGGAACGTTCACCCGTGGCACACCCCCGGTGAGGTCAACGGCAAGTTCACCCCGCCACAGATCACCTCCGGCCTCAAGCCGCTGTTGCGCATGCTCAAGGTTGTGCCGCGCGCATCGGTATTGATCGCCCATGGCACCGAGGCTCACCGCCTCTCCGAACAATTGGTTAAGACCCAGAATCCGCTGCTGTGGCGTCGTGGTTTCAAAACCTACAAGGTCAAGTCCCTGGACGGACGCGCCTTTGCCGGCTCACCGGAGCGCCAGCAGGCCCACCTCGAAGAAATCTATGCCGCCTACGCCGACGCCATGGCCCGCACCGGCCTCGCCGCGGCCAAGTAG
- a CDS encoding DUF2637 domain-containing protein — protein MNDKIPNEPHKAVLRTAVAATVLIAVGAFVLSFAALTDLAQRSGIDENLAWIWPIIVDGMIVASTVAIVALNGHSRRAMIYPWSLLFFGAIVSTAANSVHAILTVGTMDTGIPPVVSALVAAMPPVVLLAITHLTVHMYQKKSEAAELRAAAEFDEQAVENEKYGIAYDDGFQAAMNDAQAAEADRLEAAKTELIEATSRARAEGRADASKSSVGVKNSVPASAYAENTNLSANSGSRNIPQGKAPAKNQAANGASPLYDEIAQTQGSKN, from the coding sequence ATGAACGATAAGATCCCGAACGAGCCACACAAGGCCGTCTTGCGCACCGCGGTCGCTGCCACCGTCTTGATCGCCGTGGGCGCCTTCGTGCTCTCCTTTGCCGCACTGACCGATCTGGCCCAACGCTCGGGCATCGATGAGAACCTCGCCTGGATCTGGCCGATCATTGTCGATGGCATGATCGTCGCCTCCACGGTGGCCATCGTGGCGCTGAACGGCCATAGCCGACGCGCCATGATCTACCCGTGGTCCCTACTCTTCTTCGGCGCCATCGTCTCCACCGCCGCTAACTCGGTGCACGCGATCCTCACCGTTGGCACCATGGACACTGGCATCCCGCCCGTTGTCTCGGCACTCGTGGCGGCCATGCCGCCGGTGGTTCTGCTGGCCATCACCCACCTCACGGTGCACATGTACCAAAAGAAGTCGGAAGCGGCCGAGCTGCGTGCGGCAGCCGAGTTCGACGAACAGGCCGTGGAAAATGAAAAGTACGGCATTGCCTACGACGATGGTTTCCAGGCCGCGATGAACGATGCTCAAGCCGCCGAGGCCGACCGGCTTGAAGCAGCCAAGACGGAACTGATCGAGGCCACCTCGCGGGCTCGAGCCGAGGGCCGTGCGGATGCCAGCAAATCCAGCGTCGGCGTGAAAAACTCCGTCCCGGCTTCCGCTTACGCGGAAAACACGAATCTTTCGGCCAACTCCGGTAGCCGGAACATTCCGCAGGGTAAGGCTCCGGCCAAGAACCAGGCCGCCAATGGCGCCTCCCCGCTCTACGATGAAATCGCTCAGACGCAGGGCTCAAAGAACTAA
- a CDS encoding DUF2079 domain-containing protein, producing the protein MPHNTPATVSRTQKLQLGAAMVLAGVLYVAHSFLRFSNYESRGYDLGIFDQAARQYAMFKAPIVPIKGVDFNLLGDHFHPILVLLAPFYWIWNDPRMLGIVLALLLVSSAIPVYLFTRTRFGHLGALLTASAMLLWWPFQAIVNWEFHEVGFGVPIMAWIIWAFDRGRYWLVIGLSASLLLIREDMGITIVAVGIVLLFHRQWIKAALLVVLGLGGYVVVTSYLIPIFSPAGVFSYWQYTALGASAGAAIIFLITHPFQSIAILFDHQLKVALWLLSFLPLALLPLASPYVILGAPLLLSRLFNDRLNTWAPVYQYDAIMAPILILSAVHVLGKLMERFGWRKIRVAGPAYLLAFALIATLFFHSVFPLGRTLTGANWNLGPLVAAKNRAVAMIPDGVCVEAADTLVPHLTTRTYVGLHGDIGTDLTSWMIIDFNEQELGGWDPLNPPQALDRAHALGFTEVAPIDEGILVLHRDIPIDPTCSNYLQR; encoded by the coding sequence ATGCCCCATAACACCCCCGCCACCGTAAGCCGCACCCAGAAACTCCAACTGGGAGCGGCCATGGTCCTTGCGGGGGTGTTGTACGTTGCCCACTCCTTCCTGCGTTTTTCCAACTACGAATCACGCGGTTACGACCTGGGCATCTTTGATCAGGCAGCCCGCCAATACGCGATGTTCAAGGCGCCGATCGTCCCCATCAAGGGTGTTGACTTTAACCTCCTGGGGGATCATTTCCACCCGATCCTGGTCTTATTGGCGCCGTTCTACTGGATCTGGAACGACCCACGCATGCTGGGCATCGTTTTGGCGCTGCTGCTGGTTTCCTCCGCCATCCCGGTCTACCTCTTTACGCGCACCCGCTTTGGGCACCTCGGGGCATTGTTGACCGCCAGCGCGATGCTGCTCTGGTGGCCATTCCAGGCCATCGTGAACTGGGAATTCCACGAGGTGGGTTTCGGTGTGCCGATCATGGCCTGGATCATTTGGGCCTTCGACCGCGGGCGCTATTGGTTGGTCATTGGGCTCAGTGCCTCGCTGCTGCTGATCCGCGAGGACATGGGCATCACCATCGTCGCGGTGGGCATCGTCCTGCTCTTCCACCGCCAGTGGATCAAGGCCGCCCTGCTGGTTGTCCTGGGTCTGGGCGGCTACGTGGTGGTCACCAGCTACCTCATCCCGATCTTCTCCCCCGCCGGCGTCTTTAGCTACTGGCAATACACCGCCTTGGGCGCGAGTGCCGGGGCAGCGATCATCTTCCTGATCACGCACCCGTTCCAGTCGATCGCCATCCTCTTCGACCATCAGCTCAAGGTGGCGCTGTGGTTGCTCAGCTTCCTGCCCCTGGCCTTGTTGCCACTGGCCTCCCCCTACGTCATCCTCGGTGCCCCACTGCTTCTCAGCCGGCTATTTAACGACCGGTTGAATACCTGGGCCCCGGTGTACCAGTACGACGCCATCATGGCTCCGATCCTGATCCTCTCCGCCGTACACGTGCTCGGAAAGCTCATGGAGCGCTTCGGCTGGCGGAAGATCCGGGTCGCTGGCCCCGCCTACCTGCTCGCCTTCGCATTGATTGCCACATTGTTCTTCCACTCGGTGTTCCCACTGGGTCGCACGCTCACCGGCGCCAATTGGAACCTGGGCCCGCTGGTGGCAGCCAAGAATCGCGCCGTGGCGATGATTCCCGATGGTGTGTGCGTGGAGGCGGCCGACACCCTGGTGCCGCACCTGACCACTCGCACCTATGTGGGCCTGCACGGGGACATTGGTACCGACCTCACCAGCTGGATGATCATCGACTTCAACGAACAAGAACTCGGTGGTTGGGATCCGCTGAACCCACCGCAGGCGCTCGATCGGGCCCACGCACTGGGATTCACCGAGGTGGCCCCCATCGACGAGGGCATCCTGGTGCTGCACCGTGATATCCCCATCGATCCCACCTGCAGCAACTACCTGCAGCGCTAA
- a CDS encoding DUF3099 domain-containing protein, whose product MSSPNTSHSHEPGTPVHRITEAQESHTVEKRSRVVKYTISMSIRMACFIAAFFVHGWLQWVLLGAAVVLPYIAVVVANGGADLTKREPPAEFFAGDDPRLLTAGPQPTTAKPQAASSATSTPTEERNDDEYLGEDGELITDPPLSSRSDSPDLAQNNDSYPAEAPTTIDGSFVDEPDTPNRATAPEGTP is encoded by the coding sequence ATGAGCTCACCCAACACCAGCCACAGTCACGAACCGGGCACACCCGTGCACCGGATTACCGAGGCGCAGGAATCCCACACAGTGGAGAAGCGGTCCCGCGTCGTCAAGTACACCATCTCCATGTCAATACGCATGGCGTGCTTTATCGCTGCTTTTTTTGTGCACGGTTGGTTGCAGTGGGTTCTACTGGGTGCAGCCGTAGTCCTTCCCTACATTGCCGTAGTGGTTGCCAATGGCGGTGCAGATCTCACCAAGCGGGAACCCCCAGCAGAATTCTTCGCCGGAGATGACCCCCGATTGCTCACTGCCGGTCCGCAGCCCACCACAGCTAAGCCGCAGGCAGCCTCTTCCGCCACGTCAACACCGACGGAAGAGAGGAACGACGACGAATACTTGGGCGAGGATGGCGAACTGATCACCGATCCGCCCCTCAGCTCCCGCTCGGACTCCCCCGACTTGGCTCAAAACAACGATAGCTACCCGGCGGAAGCACCGACCACCATCGATGGCAGTTTTGTTGATGAACCCGATACTCCCAACCGAGCTACAGCGCCCGAAGGAACTCCGTGA
- a CDS encoding SURF1 family protein produces MYRFLASTRWIGWLLLVSLFALVFAFLGHWQMDRREGVLTEISHVKQNYDAQPVSFDEAAALFEALPQEAKWTPVALHGTYLSDDTAIVRNRISGSRPGYEVLVPFRTKEGTIVIINRGFLPIGNDSAGKPDAVPAPPSGTVEVDVRLKGGEPTLDRGAPQGQLASIDLPAYEKLLGYDVATGSYGLMFAEDPAPSSAPTQLVRPDEDEGPHLSYSFQWYAFGVLVFVGFGYAAKQQKRINKEDKEERAAAALRGEEPVLHQAHRLRNRPKKLVRRDGSPTDEATEDAYLDELERKSPDNPKVEVPGTN; encoded by the coding sequence GTGTACCGATTCCTGGCCAGCACCCGCTGGATTGGCTGGTTGCTTCTGGTCTCCCTTTTTGCCCTCGTTTTCGCATTTCTCGGCCATTGGCAAATGGACCGTCGTGAAGGCGTTCTGACCGAGATCTCTCATGTTAAGCAAAACTACGATGCTCAACCGGTATCGTTCGACGAGGCCGCCGCTCTCTTCGAAGCGTTGCCTCAGGAAGCCAAATGGACGCCTGTCGCCCTGCACGGCACCTATCTGAGTGATGACACGGCCATCGTACGTAACCGTATTTCCGGTTCTCGACCCGGCTATGAGGTGCTTGTTCCCTTCCGGACCAAGGAGGGAACCATTGTCATTATCAACCGTGGGTTCTTGCCCATCGGCAATGACAGCGCCGGTAAGCCCGACGCAGTTCCGGCTCCCCCGAGCGGGACCGTTGAGGTGGATGTTCGTCTCAAGGGCGGTGAACCGACTCTTGACCGTGGAGCACCCCAGGGCCAGCTGGCCTCCATCGATTTGCCGGCCTATGAGAAGTTACTGGGCTATGACGTAGCCACGGGCAGCTATGGATTAATGTTCGCCGAAGATCCAGCCCCGAGCTCGGCTCCGACTCAACTCGTCCGACCCGATGAGGATGAGGGACCGCACCTTTCATATTCATTCCAGTGGTACGCCTTCGGAGTGCTGGTATTTGTCGGCTTCGGTTATGCGGCCAAGCAGCAGAAACGCATTAACAAGGAAGATAAGGAAGAACGCGCCGCGGCAGCACTGCGCGGCGAGGAGCCGGTCCTGCATCAGGCGCACCGTCTGCGCAATCGGCCCAAGAAGTTGGTCCGTCGCGACGGTAGCCCCACCGATGAAGCCACCGAGGATGCTTACCTCGACGAGCTGGAGCGCAAATCACCGGATAACCCGAAGGTAGAAGTTCCCGGCACGAACTGA
- a CDS encoding SDR family oxidoreductase yields the protein MNDLSAKGAIVTGSSRGIGAEVAKVLAAQGAGVVINYRQKAPRANKIVASIVEAGGRAVAVGSDLTAPEGPTALVDAAIENFGSLDVLVLNASGGMESGLGEDYALRLNRDAQVAMLQAATAKMAPGSRVVFVTSHQAHFIDQVETMDAYEPVARSKRAGELALREFIPELEAKGITFVVVSGDMIEGTITATLLDRAEPGAIEARRAAAGKLYSVVEFGAEVAAMVTADVATGHTEYVGGAGDFRTK from the coding sequence TTGAACGATCTTTCAGCCAAGGGCGCCATCGTCACCGGATCCTCCCGCGGCATCGGTGCCGAAGTAGCCAAGGTCCTCGCCGCACAGGGTGCGGGAGTTGTCATCAACTACCGTCAGAAGGCACCACGTGCCAACAAGATCGTCGCTAGCATCGTTGAGGCTGGCGGCCGTGCTGTTGCTGTTGGTTCCGACCTGACCGCTCCCGAGGGTCCAACTGCCTTGGTTGATGCGGCCATCGAGAACTTCGGCTCCCTTGATGTGCTCGTGCTCAACGCCTCCGGCGGCATGGAATCGGGCCTGGGCGAGGACTACGCGTTGCGGCTGAACCGTGATGCTCAGGTAGCGATGCTCCAGGCGGCTACCGCTAAGATGGCGCCGGGCTCCCGTGTGGTCTTCGTGACCAGCCACCAGGCACACTTCATCGACCAGGTCGAAACCATGGACGCTTACGAGCCGGTGGCTCGTTCCAAGCGTGCTGGTGAGCTTGCTCTGCGTGAATTCATCCCGGAGCTCGAGGCCAAGGGCATCACCTTCGTAGTGGTTTCCGGTGACATGATCGAGGGCACCATCACTGCGACGCTTCTGGACCGTGCGGAGCCGGGCGCCATCGAGGCCCGCCGCGCCGCAGCTGGCAAGCTCTACTCCGTCGTGGAGTTCGGCGCAGAGGTTGCAGCGATGGTGACCGCCGATGTGGCCACCGGACACACCGAATACGTCGGTGGCGCCGGAGACTTCCGCACCAAGTAG